A single region of the Pseudosulfitobacter pseudonitzschiae genome encodes:
- a CDS encoding ABC transporter substrate-binding protein: MTLGKSLMAASVSIAAMITMAPAVFAQEATLVFASNEVGQPTYNPVKATSLNVASSLIFDRLVAQDANRVYHPHLAKSWEEAEDGMSWIFHLKQGVTFHNGAAFNAQTVADWIPMFDGTDNAYLVAAVEAVEVVDEHTVKFVMKHPDPNLLYNLASAFMGVPEPKSFAEMGDNFGVTDAIGTGPYKMQSFAIGEQTVLVRNEDYTWGSPLAENTGPAKFEYLTFREIAEESTAFLELKTGGVDMLLSVPADFVPEVEKESDLKLVSVPGRELVYMVLNVVKEPFTDIKVRKAAALAINQREILDNIYSGIGQVADTFLISALPEANVADEYRIAYNPDKANALLDEAGWEMGADGVRMKDGKPLEVSLWTQSDSVFRRLTEVVQAQLKAVGINGQIATFDSAMIRDQYKSGDQQVAVRSYIWDNADIVDWFFGADRLGYPNISMFDDPKAEDLRAAAMTGSKSSAERIANFTVYHEYVLSQFPVAPIYQPVISVGYNTSRITLPDTFNAPAVSATVLMDMAPVE; this comes from the coding sequence ATGACACTCGGAAAAAGTCTGATGGCTGCAAGCGTATCAATTGCAGCAATGATCACGATGGCGCCCGCCGTCTTTGCGCAAGAGGCCACATTGGTATTTGCCTCGAACGAGGTTGGACAACCAACATATAACCCGGTCAAAGCCACATCGCTGAACGTGGCCAGCAGCCTGATCTTTGACCGGTTGGTCGCGCAGGATGCCAACCGTGTCTACCATCCGCATCTGGCCAAAAGCTGGGAAGAGGCCGAAGACGGCATGTCTTGGATATTTCATCTCAAGCAAGGCGTGACGTTTCACAACGGCGCGGCGTTCAACGCCCAGACGGTTGCAGACTGGATTCCGATGTTTGATGGCACCGACAATGCCTATCTCGTGGCTGCCGTTGAAGCGGTCGAGGTTGTGGACGAACATACCGTCAAGTTTGTCATGAAACACCCCGATCCGAACCTGCTGTATAACCTTGCCAGCGCATTTATGGGTGTGCCCGAACCCAAATCCTTTGCTGAAATGGGTGACAATTTTGGCGTGACTGACGCCATTGGCACTGGCCCCTACAAAATGCAGAGCTTCGCCATCGGTGAGCAAACCGTGCTGGTGCGCAACGAGGATTACACATGGGGGTCGCCCTTGGCCGAGAACACCGGACCGGCCAAGTTCGAATACCTGACCTTCCGCGAGATCGCCGAGGAATCGACTGCGTTTCTCGAGCTGAAAACCGGTGGCGTTGACATGCTGCTGTCTGTGCCTGCCGATTTTGTCCCTGAAGTCGAAAAAGAAAGCGACCTCAAGCTCGTCAGCGTTCCGGGGCGTGAACTGGTCTATATGGTTCTGAACGTCGTCAAAGAGCCGTTTACAGACATCAAGGTGCGTAAAGCGGCAGCTTTGGCAATCAACCAACGGGAAATCCTCGACAACATTTACAGCGGTATCGGGCAGGTGGCTGACACCTTCCTGATCTCTGCATTGCCCGAAGCCAACGTCGCGGACGAATACCGGATTGCCTATAACCCCGACAAGGCCAACGCCCTGCTGGACGAAGCGGGCTGGGAAATGGGCGCTGACGGCGTGCGCATGAAAGATGGCAAACCGCTTGAGGTGTCGCTCTGGACCCAAAGCGACAGTGTCTTCCGGCGTTTGACCGAAGTTGTGCAGGCACAGCTGAAAGCTGTCGGCATCAACGGTCAGATCGCAACCTTTGACAGCGCGATGATCCGTGACCAGTACAAATCCGGTGACCAGCAGGTCGCGGTGCGCTCCTATATCTGGGACAACGCCGACATCGTCGACTGGTTCTTTGGGGCTGACAGGCTGGGCTATCCGAACATTTCGATGTTCGATGATCCCAAAGCCGAAGATTTGCGCGCAGCTGCCATGACCGGATCAAAAAGCTCGGCCGAGCGGATTGCGAACTTTACCGTGTATCACGAATACGTCCTTTCGCAGTTTCCCGTGGCGCCGATCTATCAGCCCGTTATCAGCGTTGGCTATAACACATCGCGCATTACCTTGCCCGACACCTTTAACGCGCCGGCTGTCAGCGCGACCGTGCTGATGGACATGGCTCCGGTCGAATAA
- a CDS encoding ABC transporter permease, translated as MNIANTTLGRAMRRPKGMIAGAWLVMLVFVAVFAPYLTPYDYDIQNLPNAFTPPGSEHWLGTDEFGRDLLTRIMYGARTSLTVSTIAIGISVFCGMCLGAAAGYFGGRFDRAVTAVVDLTWSFPEILVALILVAIIGPGVTGTMVAIGVAYLAQFTRLTRAQIMAIKSETYIEASLSLGASHGHILMRHLLPNALAPVIIAAMLATGDAIILEATLGFFGLGAQPPTPSWGGLMSSGTAQMFKAPWIIIIPGVAVAVTVFAINLFGDALIHALDVRARVRES; from the coding sequence TTGAACATCGCCAACACCACGCTTGGCCGTGCGATGCGCCGGCCCAAAGGGATGATTGCAGGCGCTTGGCTGGTCATGCTGGTCTTTGTCGCGGTCTTTGCACCCTATCTCACGCCCTATGATTACGACATCCAGAACCTGCCCAACGCCTTTACACCTCCCGGCTCGGAACACTGGCTGGGCACCGACGAATTCGGGCGCGACCTGCTGACGCGTATCATGTACGGCGCGCGCACCTCGCTTACTGTGTCGACAATCGCGATCGGTATTTCGGTGTTCTGCGGCATGTGTCTTGGTGCTGCTGCCGGATACTTCGGTGGCCGCTTCGACAGGGCGGTGACTGCCGTGGTTGATCTGACGTGGTCGTTTCCCGAAATTCTGGTAGCGCTAATTCTGGTGGCCATTATCGGCCCCGGTGTGACGGGGACAATGGTGGCCATTGGCGTGGCCTATCTGGCGCAGTTCACACGGTTGACGCGGGCGCAGATCATGGCGATCAAATCCGAAACCTATATCGAGGCGTCCCTGTCACTGGGTGCCAGCCACGGCCATATCCTGATGCGGCACCTGTTGCCCAATGCACTGGCGCCGGTGATCATCGCTGCCATGCTGGCCACGGGCGACGCGATCATTCTCGAAGCAACACTGGGCTTTTTCGGACTTGGTGCGCAGCCGCCGACGCCCAGCTGGGGCGGGCTGATGTCGTCCGGTACCGCGCAGATGTTCAAGGCACCGTGGATCATCATCATTCCCGGTGTAGCAGTGGCCGTGACTGTCTTTGCCATCAATTTGTTCGGCGACGCGCTGATCCATGCGCTGGATGTGCGCGCGCGTGTGCGGGAAAGCTGA
- the menC gene encoding o-succinylbenzoate synthase produces the protein MPEISKPTRPQLTIDRAELRLVRLPLLNPFVISTGTMYDRIFPLLTLYSGAHQGYAEGVMDPLPDYLGETLPAAMALLKDLFLPMIVGKSFENPAALGKLLSPWRGHQMTKATVEMAFWDLWAKSLDLPLQTVLGGTGDAIDAGVSLGIGSIDDTLARVADHHSQGYKRIKLKIKPGHDITLVRAIREAFPDIRLSVDANACYTLADATLLRKLDDLALDYIEQPLAWDDIRDHAILQKRMKTPICLDECINSVRACRQALQTDAGRVINIKVARAGGYYTALQMHDLAAAFDVPVWCGGMLESGIGRAHNIHLSTLPNFTKPGDVSSASRYFARDIIVEKLEATDGRMAVPKGAGIGVTLDENYLTEMTLSSESFCA, from the coding sequence ATGCCGGAAATCTCCAAACCGACCCGCCCGCAGCTGACGATTGACAGGGCGGAATTGCGTCTGGTCCGGCTGCCATTGCTGAATCCTTTCGTGATCTCCACCGGCACCATGTACGACCGGATTTTTCCGCTTCTGACGCTCTATTCAGGCGCACACCAAGGCTATGCCGAAGGGGTCATGGACCCGTTGCCCGACTATCTGGGTGAAACGCTGCCCGCCGCGATGGCACTGCTGAAAGACCTGTTCCTGCCAATGATCGTCGGAAAATCCTTTGAGAACCCTGCGGCACTGGGCAAACTTTTGTCCCCATGGCGTGGCCACCAGATGACCAAGGCGACGGTAGAGATGGCCTTCTGGGACCTGTGGGCCAAGTCGCTGGATTTGCCGCTGCAAACCGTGCTGGGGGGCACAGGTGACGCAATTGACGCCGGTGTGTCGCTGGGCATCGGGTCGATCGACGACACCCTTGCCCGTGTGGCCGACCACCACAGCCAAGGTTACAAAAGGATCAAACTGAAAATCAAACCGGGCCATGACATCACACTGGTCAGGGCCATCCGAGAGGCATTCCCCGACATCCGGCTGAGCGTGGATGCCAATGCCTGCTATACGCTGGCTGACGCCACGCTGCTGCGAAAGCTGGACGATCTTGCGCTGGATTACATCGAACAACCGCTGGCGTGGGATGACATTCGGGATCATGCAATCCTGCAAAAGCGCATGAAAACGCCAATCTGTCTGGATGAATGTATCAATTCGGTGCGTGCGTGCCGTCAGGCATTACAGACTGATGCGGGGCGGGTGATCAATATCAAGGTGGCACGCGCGGGCGGCTATTACACTGCGTTGCAAATGCATGATCTGGCTGCGGCCTTTGACGTGCCGGTCTGGTGTGGCGGAATGCTGGAATCGGGCATTGGACGCGCGCACAACATCCATCTGTCGACCCTGCCCAACTTCACCAAACCCGGTGATGTGTCCAGCGCCAGCCGGTATTTCGCGCGCGACATTATCGTCGAAAAGCTGGAAGCAACCGATGGGCGCATGGCGGTTCCAAAGGGCGCAGGCATCGGAGTGACACTGGATGAAAACTATCTGACGGAAATGACGCTTTCCAGCGAAAGCTTTTGCGCATGA
- a CDS encoding ABC transporter ATP-binding protein — protein sequence MSEPLVKIQTLSKRFYTPGGLLKKPRSMLAVRDVSLSIARGDIVGVVGESGCGKSTFARLVLRLIDPTDGSVCFEGADLTKLRRRDLRKMRQRMAMVFQDPYSSLDPRYRVADALAEPFVVQGDRVPNGRIADLLTKVGLPTSMAQSYPHQLSGGQRQRVGIARALALNPDFIVLDEPTASLDVSIQAQIISLIQQLQRDLDLTYLFISHDLGLVRYFCNRIVVMYLGAVVEELPDPQAAPRHPYTHALMASTFAPDPTNRQDTTELTGEIPSGFDLPPGCAFAARCPNVTARCRESVPVLSEGPHPVACFHPL from the coding sequence ATGTCTGAACCTCTCGTTAAAATTCAGACCCTGTCCAAACGCTTTTACACTCCTGGCGGGTTACTGAAAAAGCCGCGCAGCATGCTGGCCGTGCGCGATGTGTCACTGTCGATTGCCCGTGGCGACATTGTCGGCGTTGTCGGTGAAAGCGGCTGTGGCAAATCTACATTCGCGCGGCTGGTGTTGCGGTTGATTGACCCGACCGACGGCTCGGTCTGTTTCGAAGGGGCGGATCTGACCAAACTGCGCCGCCGCGACCTGCGTAAAATGCGTCAGCGCATGGCGATGGTGTTTCAAGATCCCTATTCCTCGCTTGATCCGCGCTATCGGGTGGCCGACGCGCTGGCAGAGCCTTTTGTGGTGCAAGGCGACCGCGTACCCAACGGGCGGATTGCGGACTTACTGACCAAGGTCGGTCTGCCGACCTCGATGGCCCAAAGCTATCCCCATCAGCTTTCAGGTGGGCAGCGCCAGCGGGTTGGTATCGCGCGGGCACTGGCGCTGAACCCCGACTTTATCGTGCTGGACGAACCCACCGCCTCGCTGGACGTGTCAATTCAGGCCCAGATCATCTCTTTGATCCAGCAATTGCAGCGCGATCTTGATCTGACATATCTGTTTATCAGCCACGATCTTGGGCTGGTCCGCTATTTCTGCAATCGTATCGTCGTGATGTATCTGGGTGCCGTGGTCGAGGAACTGCCCGACCCCCAAGCCGCCCCGCGCCATCCCTATACCCACGCGCTGATGGCCAGCACCTTTGCGCCCGATCCGACCAACCGCCAGGACACCACCGAACTGACCGGCGAAATCCCCAGCGGTTTCGACCTGCCGCCCGGCTGCGCCTTTGCTGCCCGTTGCCCCAATGTCACGGCACGGTGCCGCGAGTCTGTTCCCGTGTTGTCCGAAGGGCCGCACCCCGTTGCCTGTTTTCACCCACTCTAA
- a CDS encoding M81 family metallopeptidase, which yields MTHRVLTAEFIHESNTFKKGLTELHNFEVDVLLEGDAALDRLCDTNTGLAGFQDVATEAGWDMMHVISAYAVPGSKVSKHAFDYVSDKICAAAQKHKDSLDGILLALHGAMVTEFCEDGEGELLQRLRDIVGPAMPISTTLDLHCNVTPQMVELADIIVSYKTYPHIDLRERGRQAGHILNATMAGKISPKTRRAHCPMLDDPNGGRTDVGPIVPLYARALEHEAEPGIHCVSINAGFSDADIQHMGPTVLVTYDAKTDGAEDRAQEISQQIATEIWQARNSIANDFLSVEAACAVAKSFDTAQGPLVIADYADNPGSGAYGDATNLLAAMLDAGLENATFAPMIDPEAAEMLCKHSIGDTVTLSLGGKNDPAFGGGPLELTGEIRHISDGQLIGDGPMMGGLHRSFGPTAVLRVEGVDILVVTERDQMLDLQQFKTFGIQPEEKSVVALKSMQHFRAAFEPIAGKVIVCDSGALSTPQMSRRPYVNVRRPIWPLDTEAQM from the coding sequence ATGACGCACCGTGTCCTTACTGCCGAATTTATCCATGAAAGCAATACCTTCAAAAAGGGCCTGACCGAATTGCACAATTTCGAGGTTGATGTGCTGCTGGAAGGCGATGCAGCACTGGACCGTCTGTGTGACACCAACACCGGATTGGCAGGCTTTCAGGATGTCGCGACTGAAGCAGGCTGGGACATGATGCATGTGATCTCTGCCTATGCGGTTCCGGGTTCCAAGGTGTCCAAACACGCCTTTGACTATGTTTCCGACAAAATCTGTGCCGCTGCCCAAAAGCATAAAGACAGCCTTGATGGTATCCTGCTGGCCTTGCACGGTGCGATGGTCACCGAGTTTTGCGAGGACGGAGAGGGCGAATTACTGCAACGTCTGCGCGATATCGTGGGGCCGGCTATGCCCATCTCCACAACGCTGGACCTGCACTGTAATGTCACGCCGCAGATGGTCGAACTGGCCGATATTATCGTGTCCTATAAAACCTATCCCCACATCGATTTGCGCGAACGCGGGCGGCAGGCGGGCCATATTCTGAACGCGACGATGGCCGGAAAAATCAGCCCTAAAACCCGCCGCGCCCATTGTCCGATGTTGGACGATCCGAATGGTGGCCGCACCGATGTTGGCCCGATTGTGCCGCTCTACGCACGCGCACTGGAACACGAGGCCGAACCGGGCATTCACTGTGTCTCGATCAACGCGGGGTTTAGCGATGCAGACATCCAGCACATGGGGCCCACGGTTCTGGTCACCTATGACGCCAAAACCGACGGCGCAGAGGACCGTGCGCAAGAGATTTCCCAACAGATCGCAACCGAGATATGGCAGGCCCGCAACAGTATCGCCAACGACTTTCTGAGCGTCGAGGCGGCCTGTGCGGTCGCTAAATCATTCGACACCGCCCAAGGGCCATTGGTAATTGCGGATTATGCCGACAACCCCGGTTCGGGCGCCTATGGCGATGCCACAAACCTGTTGGCCGCGATGCTTGACGCAGGTCTGGAAAATGCAACCTTCGCTCCGATGATCGACCCCGAAGCCGCCGAAATGTTGTGTAAACACAGCATCGGCGACACCGTGACCCTGTCGCTGGGCGGCAAGAACGATCCTGCATTCGGCGGCGGGCCATTGGAACTGACAGGCGAGATCCGCCACATCTCTGATGGACAGCTGATCGGTGATGGCCCGATGATGGGCGGGCTGCACCGCAGTTTTGGCCCCACGGCGGTTTTGCGTGTTGAGGGTGTCGATATTCTGGTGGTCACGGAACGCGATCAGATGCTGGACCTGCAACAGTTCAAAACCTTTGGTATCCAGCCCGAAGAAAAATCAGTTGTCGCGCTGAAGTCGATGCAGCACTTCCGTGCCGCATTCGAACCGATCGCTGGTAAGGTGATCGTCTGCGACAGCGGCGCGCTCTCGACTCCGCAAATGAGCCGTCGTCCCTATGTCAACGTGCGTCGCCCTATTTGGCCGCTGGATACGGAAGCACAAATGTAG
- a CDS encoding MurR/RpiR family transcriptional regulator, with amino-acid sequence MKNPDHISISVQQLLAASVEGATKGEKAIASYMMTNIKTLPFETAATVAAKIGVSEASVGRYCRNIGLDSFKGLKSRLQADLGDSAWLIGDRLRDFHARSRSGEAELSRALELEIAALVTVYEMAADKQFEAMVKRLARCPQVFVAGFQTERGHAEFLAHGLQYLRPGIWLADQAGGTFSEVLQGDPAQSCLVIIDGRKYSSMAEKLARAARERGVKVTLITDLYCNWGAGLAEEIFAVPTDLNLFWDNTAAMSSLISLTVNGVFNELGADVEERMAAISAGYNGFVGHIGAPSDTSIK; translated from the coding sequence TTGAAAAATCCGGATCACATCTCGATCAGCGTCCAGCAATTGCTGGCTGCCAGTGTCGAGGGCGCGACCAAGGGTGAAAAGGCCATCGCCAGCTACATGATGACCAATATCAAAACGCTTCCCTTCGAAACCGCCGCCACCGTTGCCGCCAAAATCGGCGTGTCAGAGGCAAGCGTCGGGCGCTATTGTCGCAACATCGGACTGGACAGCTTCAAAGGGCTGAAATCGCGCCTGCAAGCCGATCTTGGTGACAGCGCATGGTTGATCGGTGACCGTCTGAGAGATTTTCATGCCCGCTCGCGCAGCGGCGAGGCGGAGTTGAGTCGCGCGCTTGAACTGGAAATCGCGGCGCTGGTTACGGTCTACGAGATGGCAGCGGACAAGCAGTTTGAAGCGATGGTGAAACGGCTGGCCCGATGTCCTCAGGTGTTTGTCGCAGGGTTCCAGACCGAACGGGGCCACGCCGAATTTCTGGCCCACGGCCTGCAATACCTGCGCCCCGGTATCTGGCTGGCCGATCAGGCGGGCGGCACTTTTTCCGAAGTGTTGCAAGGCGATCCGGCCCAGTCCTGTCTGGTGATAATAGACGGGCGCAAATATTCCAGCATGGCCGAGAAACTCGCCCGCGCTGCGCGCGAGCGCGGCGTGAAGGTGACTTTGATCACCGATCTTTATTGCAATTGGGGTGCTGGACTGGCCGAAGAAATCTTTGCGGTGCCGACCGACCTGAACCTGTTCTGGGACAACACGGCCGCGATGTCGAGTTTGATCAGCCTGACGGTGAACGGTGTGTTCAACGAATTGGGCGCAGACGTCGAAGAACGGATGGCAGCCATATCTGCCGGATACAACGGATTTGTCGGCCACATCGGCGCACCGTCCGACACAAGCATAAAATAA
- a CDS encoding ABC transporter ATP-binding protein: MLLSVKNLSVGIGNLTLLEGVSFELAKGEILGLVGESGSGKSLTALALTGLLPLIGGRVTAGALEFDGTDIATLPKGKLRALRGRRIAFITQNPMTALDPVQRIGEQVDFVSRTHLGLDRAAARARTVELLTQLRIPQANTICSAYPHQLSGGMKQRIVIAMALAGKPDLIVADEPTTALDVTVQAQIIHLLTRLVRARGLALVLITHDMGVVAQACDKVAVLYAGRLAEQKPVNALFANPQHPYSAALIDCIPRDGMAPGTLTGIPGNVASATAYPTGCRFHPRCPNAGVGCDTKVPTQRTLSNEGTVACHYPLNGAPDV; this comes from the coding sequence ATGTTGCTGAGTGTCAAAAACCTGTCGGTTGGTATCGGAAATCTGACCTTGCTGGAAGGCGTCAGTTTCGAGCTGGCCAAGGGCGAGATTCTGGGCTTGGTGGGCGAAAGCGGTTCTGGTAAATCGCTGACCGCGCTGGCGCTGACGGGGTTGCTGCCCCTGATCGGCGGGCGTGTCACTGCCGGAGCGCTCGAATTCGACGGCACTGATATTGCCACCTTGCCCAAAGGCAAATTGCGTGCCCTGCGCGGGCGGCGGATTGCATTTATCACGCAGAATCCGATGACGGCGCTAGACCCTGTGCAGCGTATTGGTGAACAGGTTGATTTTGTCTCGCGCACGCACCTCGGGCTGGACCGTGCCGCCGCCCGCGCGCGCACCGTCGAACTGCTGACCCAGCTGCGCATCCCGCAGGCGAATACCATCTGTTCGGCCTATCCGCACCAACTGTCAGGCGGCATGAAGCAGCGCATCGTCATCGCAATGGCGTTGGCTGGCAAACCCGACCTGATCGTCGCGGACGAGCCGACCACGGCGCTGGATGTGACTGTGCAAGCGCAGATCATCCATCTGCTGACCCGTCTGGTGCGCGCGCGCGGCCTTGCCCTTGTTCTGATCACCCATGACATGGGGGTGGTCGCGCAAGCCTGTGACAAGGTTGCGGTGCTCTATGCGGGGCGTCTGGCAGAGCAAAAGCCGGTCAATGCGCTGTTTGCAAACCCGCAGCATCCCTACTCTGCCGCCCTGATCGACTGCATCCCCCGCGATGGCATGGCACCGGGCACGTTGACCGGAATTCCGGGCAATGTGGCCTCTGCAACGGCCTATCCAACGGGCTGCCGTTTTCACCCCCGCTGCCCCAATGCGGGGGTGGGATGTGACACCAAGGTGCCAACGCAACGCACCCTGTCAAATGAGGGCACTGTCGCCTGCCATTACCCACTGAACGGAGCGCCGGATGTCTGA
- a CDS encoding GNAT family N-acetyltransferase: MTTPVIRELSGMAEFTQAEALQRAVWGKDDLADPYDLMMVIQHEGGLAAGAFLGSEMVGYVFGFPTREPHVQHSHRLAVLSKMQGMGLGARLKWFQRDWCLARGITHVRWTFDPLRAANAALNVGKLGVVVDTYLTDYYGKMVGINAGTPSDRLMANWYLDTSHVTDRAARIPTVYASDSRHVTIPTDFATMLVTAPDKALAERLRVRSEICNALDAGLEIRGFLADQTCYVMTAATLR; the protein is encoded by the coding sequence ATGACAACGCCGGTGATCCGCGAGCTGTCAGGTATGGCAGAGTTCACGCAGGCCGAAGCACTGCAACGTGCGGTCTGGGGCAAGGATGATCTGGCTGATCCCTATGATTTGATGATGGTGATCCAGCACGAAGGCGGCCTTGCTGCGGGCGCATTTCTTGGCTCTGAAATGGTCGGCTATGTTTTTGGGTTCCCCACGCGCGAACCCCACGTCCAGCATTCGCACCGTCTTGCCGTTTTGTCGAAAATGCAAGGTATGGGATTAGGTGCGCGGTTGAAATGGTTTCAGCGCGATTGGTGTCTGGCGCGCGGGATCACGCATGTGCGGTGGACGTTCGATCCGCTGCGCGCGGCCAACGCAGCGTTGAACGTGGGGAAGTTGGGTGTGGTCGTCGACACCTATCTTACCGATTACTACGGCAAGATGGTCGGAATAAATGCAGGCACACCATCGGACAGATTGATGGCGAACTGGTATCTCGACACGTCCCACGTGACGGACCGTGCCGCCCGTATTCCAACTGTTTACGCGAGTGACTCGCGTCACGTCACCATTCCAACGGACTTTGCCACGATGCTGGTCACGGCGCCGGACAAGGCGTTAGCCGAACGATTGCGCGTGCGATCCGAGATTTGCAATGCGCTGGACGCCGGTCTTGAGATCCGTGGATTTCTTGCAGATCAAACGTGCTACGTCATGACCGCTGCCACTCTGCGCTAA
- a CDS encoding ABC transporter permease, with protein MLGYLIRRVLLLIPVFLAVSVVIFSIIHMIPGDPIDNLLKIGAGPDQREIITARYGLDKPLVVQYWIWLSGVMQGDLGTAIVARRPVADLIAQALPHSLTLGLCALAFSSFFGIVLGTIAALNRDRWIDQIIMTVVLMGSTIPGFWLGLLLILVFSVWLGMFPVSGARDLSSLVLPVLTVGLGGTALVARVTRVAMIEAGQRDFLMLLHAKGMRPLRIQLRHVLRHALIPVVTILSLRIGWILGGAVTVEVVFARPGLGTLLIKSLNQHDYPVVQACLLILAMAVMLGTLAGDIIQAAMDPRVRAAL; from the coding sequence ATGCTGGGCTATCTTATCAGGCGGGTTCTGCTGCTGATCCCCGTTTTCCTTGCGGTGTCTGTGGTGATCTTTTCGATCATCCACATGATACCGGGCGACCCGATCGACAATCTTCTCAAGATCGGGGCCGGCCCCGATCAACGCGAAATCATCACCGCCCGCTACGGCTTGGACAAGCCGCTGGTGGTGCAATACTGGATCTGGCTTAGTGGCGTGATGCAAGGTGATCTTGGCACCGCCATCGTGGCCCGCAGGCCGGTAGCCGATCTGATCGCCCAAGCCTTGCCCCATTCGCTGACACTGGGCCTGTGCGCATTGGCATTTTCCAGCTTTTTCGGGATTGTTCTGGGTACGATTGCCGCGCTGAACCGCGACCGCTGGATTGACCAGATCATCATGACAGTCGTGCTGATGGGCTCGACTATTCCGGGCTTTTGGCTGGGTTTGCTGCTGATCCTGGTGTTCTCTGTCTGGCTGGGCATGTTTCCCGTATCGGGCGCGCGCGACTTGTCCTCGCTGGTGCTGCCTGTCCTTACAGTTGGTCTGGGCGGTACGGCCCTTGTTGCTCGCGTCACGCGCGTTGCGATGATCGAGGCGGGCCAGCGCGATTTCCTGATGTTGCTGCACGCCAAGGGCATGCGCCCCCTGCGCATCCAGCTGCGCCATGTTCTGCGCCACGCGCTTATTCCCGTTGTAACCATCCTGTCGCTGCGCATCGGCTGGATATTGGGTGGCGCAGTCACGGTCGAGGTGGTCTTTGCCCGCCCGGGCTTGGGTACCTTGCTGATCAAATCGCTGAACCAGCATGATTATCCGGTGGTTCAGGCCTGTCTGCTGATCCTCGCGATGGCGGTGATGCTGGGTACCTTGGCGGGCGACATCATTCAGGCGGCAATGGACCCGCGTGTCAGGGCGGCGCTGTGA
- a CDS encoding RrF2 family transcriptional regulator encodes MKRNSRLSLALHTLGHMAGEPDRARTSADIAAHAGTNPVVVRRVLGRLREAGLLTSEKGHAGGWRLARAPQTITLADVYLALDERLIATGDKTDTSDCSIEYALHRRVADVMQDIEQSLIERLATTTIADVGDAGH; translated from the coding sequence GTGAAGCGCAATTCGCGGCTTTCTCTTGCCTTGCATACGCTAGGTCACATGGCGGGCGAGCCCGACCGTGCCCGCACATCTGCCGACATTGCCGCGCATGCAGGCACAAACCCCGTTGTCGTTCGTCGCGTGCTTGGTCGTTTGCGTGAAGCAGGCTTGCTGACATCCGAAAAGGGTCACGCAGGGGGGTGGCGGTTGGCCCGCGCCCCTCAGACCATCACATTGGCGGATGTCTATCTTGCCCTTGACGAGCGCCTGATTGCGACCGGGGACAAGACGGATACATCCGACTGCTCGATCGAATACGCGCTGCACCGCCGTGTCGCGGATGTTATGCAAGACATCGAGCAGAGCCTGATAGAGCGTCTGGCCACCACAACCATTGCCGATGTCGGTGACGCCGGACATTAA